One Sphingomonas endolithica genomic window, GGGCGGCTATGTCGTGCAGCGCATTATCGAGGGCGTGTTCATGCGTCAGAACGGCATGATGCACATCCACGTCTGGCGCCGCTTCGACAGCCGCTTCCGCCTCATCACCGCGCGGCGCAACCCCAACATGGTGATCCTGTTCGTCTCCACGCTGTTCGCCCGCCCCGATCTCGGCCTGGTCGCCGTGGCGATCTGGACGGTGGTGAGTTGCCTGATCCACCTGGTCCGGCTGGTCCAGGCAATGGCGCTCAAGGCCCGCGGCGGCACGATCACCTCCTGGCTCGCGGAAGCATGACATGAACGCGACGATCGAGAAATTCGGCTGGCCCGGCACCTTGCTGTGCAGCTTCGATCATTGGGTCGTGCTTGCCCGCCCCGCCCAGCCTACCTTGGGCAGCCTGGTGCTGGCCGCACGATCGCAGGCCACCGCATTCTCCGACCTGCCGCCGGGCGCGCATGCCGAATTGGCGACTGTGACGAAGGCGATCGAGATCGCGCTGCGCCAGGCGGTGGACTACGCCCAGATCAACTATTTGATGCTGATGATGGCCGACCGCGAAGTGCATTTCCACGTCGTGCCCCGCTACGACGGGCAGCGCGATTGGAACGGGCGGTCCTTCCCCGACGCGGGCTGGCCGAAAGTGCCCGATCTCGGCGCGGCGATCCCACTGGCAGGCGATGAACTCGCCGCATTGGTCGATTGGCTGAAGGGGTTCTTCGTCGCGCAGGGCTAACCCTGCGTGACCCACTTGTCGGTCAGCGCCCGCGCGATCTGGATGTCGTTGAGGAAGTCGACCTCGGCCCAATCGAGCCCTTCGATCGACACCGTGCCGACCTTGCCCGTCGCGGCAAGCTGGTCCACGACCTTCAGATACCAATGCTGCACGCCCTCGGGCGTGCGCATCGCCGCGCGCACGGCTTCGCGGAACAGGCCGGCGCCTTCGCCGCGAAAGGCGAGCAAACCAATCGACTCGGCATTCGACTCGTCTGCCGTCAGTGTCTTGCCGATCCGCATCAGCCGATCGCCATTGCGCGCGACCTTCATATCGTCGCTGTCATAATCGGGCTTCACATCGACCGTCACGGTGATCGGCCAGGCGGAGCCCTGCTGTACCCGCTCGACGATTGCTTCGGACACCAGGGTGTCGCCGTTGAGGATCAGGAAGTCGCCCTCCATCGCGGTGCGCGCGATCCAGCATGACCCCAGATTGTCGGCCACCTTGTAGAACGGGTTGAACAAGGTGGTCACCTTCACGCGCGGGTCGTCGATGCCGGCGAGCACCGCCTCGACCATCGCGTCCATGAAGCCGGTGACGACATGGATGTGCTTGATCCCCTGCCGCGCGAGCATCTCGATCTGCCACTCGATCAGCGTGCGGCCGGAAAAGTCGATCAGGCACTTGGGCTGTTCGGCGGTCAGCGGCAGCAGGCGCGAGCCCTGGCCGGCGCTCAGCAAAATCGCGTGTTCGATCATCGTATTCTCATTCGTCCCATCAAGCAGTGCCAGGAGCATTTCGGCGTTCAGGCGTTCGCACGGACCCGGTTCGAGGTCCAATCAAACTGCGGCCAGCCGCGCGCCTTGGCAATCGCCGTCAGTGCGGCGGACGGATTGACCGCGATCGGTTCATCCACCCAGTCGAACATCGGCAGGTCCGACGCATGGTCCGAAAAGAAGCGGATATGCACCGCCTCTCGCGGCAGGCCATGTTCCGCAAGATAGGCGTCCAGCATGTCGCGCTTGGCCGGGCCATAGCAGTTTTCGCCCTGGATCGTGGCGAGCAGATCGCCATCCTGCCAGGTGCAGCGAGTCGCCACGACATCGTCGATGTCCAGCAACCCCGCCAGCGGGCGGGCATAGAGTTCCGGCGCCGCGGTCGCCAGGATGACGCGCCGCCCCTCGGCTTGTTCGCGGCCGATCCGCCGCACTGCCTCGGGGAGCAGACCGCGCGCATGGATGTGCCGCGCGAACGTGTCTGCCAGGCTGGTCGCGGTTCCCGCGGGAATGCGTCGCCCGAGCAACACCGCGTGCATCGCCATCTTCATCTGCCGGCGAGTCAGGATCTCGGCCGCGTTCAGCAAGGCGACCGGAATAAGCGCCGGCAGCAGCAGCAACCGCAGCGGATTGTTGCGCAGCGCCGAGCGCAGCAGGAACAAGGTGTAGGTGGGCAGCCGGGTGAGCGTGCGATCCACGTCGAACACGGAGATAAGCGTCACCGGCGTCATGTCGGCTGCATTATGCGCGAATTGCGGCGGGAAAACGATGCTGGGCCACCTGCCATGTAACGGGCGACCCAGCGGCCCTCGATCAGCCAGCGACACCCGTCTTCAGCACGATCTCGCCCTCGTCCTCGCCATCCCAATAATGCGCGCGCTTGCCGGTGACCTTGACCAGCACCAGCCCCGGCGTATCGACACCTTCCGGAAACCACCGCTCCAACTCGGACGTCCAATGCTCGGCGAACTGCGCCTTGTCGCGGATAACCGCCGCCGTTCCTTCGATCGAGACGAAGAACGGCCGCATGCCGAGCAGCCCGGACTTGGCCTGGAATGCGAGACTGACCTGCGGGTTGGCGGTCACGTCATGCACGGTCCGCGTGTCGTCGCTCGTGAAATACCAGCTGTCGCCGTCATATTCCACGTCGCGGTTGTTGCTCATCGGCCGCGACCCGATCGCACCACCCTCGGTGTGCGTCGACAGCATGCAGAAATCGATGTCCTTCATCGCCTCGGCGATCTCGTTCAGGGTCTTTGGCATCGTATTTCTCCTTGGGATCGTACAGCCCAACGACCAACCGCCCGGATCGCTCCCGCTCAGCGTGCGATCAGCCGGAGCGTGGACGCGTCGCGATCGCCGTCGTAGAACGCGTCCAGGCAGCGGCCGAAACGGGCATCGTCGCCCGCTGCCTCGAACAAGGTGGCGCTCGAGCGCAGTTTGACCGCATCGATGCCGCCAAGCACCGTCTCGGCCGAGCGCCGACCGGCCCAGCTCAGCATCGCCTCCGTACAGGTAAGCAGCCTCTCGGCCAGGAGCGGGTGCGCGAGATAGGCGCGCGCTTCGTCCAGATCTCGGACGGCGTAGAAGCGCGCGGTCGGGCTCTGGCCGAGCCCGGCGATCTGCGGGAACACGAACCACATCCAATGGCTGCGTTTCCGCCCATTGCGAAGCTCCGCCAGCGCGTCTTCATAGACATCCCGCTGCGCATCGACGAAGCGATCGAGCGTGCTCATGCCGCCATCGGCGGCAGCGCCCAGTCGATCGTTCCGCGGCCATGCTCCGATAGGAACGCGTTGGCGCGCGAGAAATGCCGACAGCCGTGAAAGCCGTTATGCGCCGATAGCGGCGAAGGATGCGCCGCCGTCAGCACGAGATGGTGCGACTCGTCCACCAGGGCGGCCTTCTTCTGCGCATGCGCGCCCCACAGCATGAACACGCTCGGCGCGGTTGCCGCGCTTACTGCCGCGATCACAGCATCGGTGAAGCCTTCCCATCCGCGCCCGCGATGCGACGCCGCGCGGCCCTGTTCGACCGTCAGCACGGTGTTGAGCAGCAACACGCCTTGCGCCGCCCAATGCTCCAGAAACCCGTGCCGCGCGCGCGGCACGCCGAGATCGGCTTCCAGTTCCTTGTAGATGTTCACCAGCGACGGCGGTGGGCGTACGCCCGGCGGCACGGAAAAGGACAAGCCATGCGCCTGCCCCTCGCCATGATAGGGATCCTGGCCCAGGATCACCACGCGCACGCGGTCGATCGGCGTGAGCGCCAGCGCGCGGAACCGGTCGTGCGACGCGGGGAACACCTGCTTGCCGGCGGCATCTTCCGCCGCGAGGAAGTCGGCGAGCGCCGCCATGTGCGGACCCTGCAACGCCGGCGCCAGCTTGCCGCGCCAGCTTTCGTCCAACCCGCTTAGCATCGTCAGCGTTTCTTGACGAACTCGGCGCGCAGCACGAGACCCTTGATGCCCTCGTACCGGCAATCGATCTCCTGCGCGTCGCCGGTCAGGCGGATCGACTTGATCAGCGTGCCGCGCTTCAGAGTCTGGCCGGCGCCCTTGACGGTCAGGTCCTTGATCAACGTCACCTGATCGCCGTCGGATAGCAGGTTACCCACTGCGTCGCGCACCTCGACGGTACCGGCGGCGGGCAGCGCCGCCGCATCGGCCGCGCTGACCCATTCGCCGCTTGCCTCGTCATAGACGAAGCTGTCGTCATCAATTGCCATGCCCGCGATCAGCTCTTGATCGTGACGATGTCGAGCGCCTTGTTCTTGGTCGAGCTGTTCGCCGCGATCGCCTTGACCTTCTCGGCCTTGGGCTTGCGCACTTCCTTGTTCGATTTCTTCTGGCTCTTTGCCATGGGACATCCTTTCGGCAGGCGATATGCCCGCACGGCGCCAGCATAGTCCGGCAAATCGCGAAAGGCGCGCGGATTCGGAACCGAAGCCCAAGCCCGTGGCTTGACTGCCGACAGACAGGAGAATGCGGTGCTGGAACATATCCCCCAATGGCTGGGTGCTGCCTTGAAAAACATGCGCGCCGGTGCCGACGCGTTGACTATCGCGCAGCCCGGGCTGGGGCAGGGCGCCACGATCGATCTGTCGAGCCCGGCCTTTGCCAACGAGGCCCGCCTGCCGCCACGCTTTACAGCCGACGGCGAGGGCGTCTCGCCGCCGCTCGTCTGGGGCGCGGTGCCGGAGGGGACCGCGATGCTGGCCTTGCTGGTCGAGGATGCAGATGCGCCGACGCCGTCGCCTTTGGTGCACGCAATCGTGTGGGGGCTGCCGGCACAAGCCGGACGGCTGGCCGAAGGGGCGATCGCCGCCGATGATACCGGCACGGCGGAGGGCGGGGATGTCGGGCGAAATTCGTATCTCGGCGAAGGATGGCTGCCGCCCGATCCGCCGACCGGGCATGGCGAGCACCGTTATGTCTTTCAATTGTTCGCGCTTGATGGCGGGGTCAGTGATCCCGGCAAGACGCCGGGGCGCGCCGCGCTGATCGCGGCGATGGCCGGGCATGTGCTGGGCGCCGGGTTGCTGATCGGCACCTATTCGCGTGGTGAGGAGGCTGCCGCGGGACCCGTCGCCGGTTCGACCTTGGGCGCTTTGCGCCCGATCTGATGCTAGCCGATCAACTGGCTGGCGGCGGATGCCTGCTGGCCGAGGATCGCGAGGACGGTCAGCGTAAAGGCGGCGATGCCGATGAAGATACTGCGCATTGCATTGCTCCCCTGAGTGGCGTCCCGGTCAGGCGACCGGGACGACGGGAACGGCGGCGCTGATCATGATGCTGGCGACGAACAAGGCGGCCAGAGCGGAAAAAGCGGTGCGCTGCAGGGCTTCGAAGCGAACGGACATGGTAGGAACTCCTGTCGATGCGGCGATCCGGACCATCCGGCTGCCGATGTCAGGAGCTTTGCAGGGAGCGTGCCAATTCGCTAAGTGGCTGTAATGCTGGCATTCAGCTGTCGTGCCGTTCCGACACTGGTAGAATGCGCCAATATGCTGGCGCACTTTTGCCAATGTTTGGCTTCAGCCGTACTTGAGCTGGTTTCGTCCGGCCTGCTTCGCCCCATAGAGCAGCCGGTCCGCGCGGCCGAAAGCGGTTGTCAGTGATTCGTTCGCCGCGGCCGTCGTCATGCCGGCCGAGAAGGTAAGTTCGCCCAGCGGCACATCGCTGCCGCGCACGCGATATCGTTTGGCCGCCAGCGCCTTGCGTGCCGCCTCTAGCGTCTTCAATGCCTTGGCCGAATCCACCCCGCTGAACAGCACGGCGAATTCCTCCCCGCCATAACGCGTCACCAGATGCCCGTCGCAACACAGCGACAAGGTCTCGGCGATCGCCTTCAATACCCGGTCGCCCACGGCATGCCCGAAGCGGTCGTTGACTGCCTTGAAATGGTCGACATCGCACACCGCAATGCATGTGCCGCCCGGCCGCGACATGCGTTCGGCATAGGCCTCCTCGAACATGCGCCGGTTGGGCAGGCCGGTCAGCGCATCCCGCCGGGCATTGTCGCGCGCCTCGTCCAGCTTGACGCGTAGGTCGTTCACTTCCGCCGTCGCTGCCTGGAGCCGGCTTTCGGCACTGCGGACCCGGGCGAGCATCGCCGCCGTCAGTCGCGCGACCTGATCGGCACCCAATGCCGGCGTATCGCGCAACGTGTCGGCGCTGGCGGCAAGGTCGCGGCCGAACCCCTGCGTTTCGGCGCGCATCTGCTCCATCATGTCGGCAAATCCCTCGACTTGCATCTGCGTTCGCGCGACCAGCCCCTCTGCGGCGTCGACATCGTCGCTGGCACCCGAGATCTCTGCCACCGATCCGCCGAGCGCCTCGATGTCGCGGCGCGATAACCGAACGCCGTTCTCCGTCCATTTCGCAACGGCTTGCCCGACCGGGCCGTTTGCCTCGGTGATGACCAGATAGGCGAAGGCATAATGTTGCGGATCAGGGCTCAGATGCTGCTCGTACAGAAAGGCACCGATGCGCGCGAACAATGTCGCGTCATCATCGGTCTCTGCCACTCGTCGAGCAATCGCTGCCGTCATTGCGCCCCCGCCGCTCGCCGCCGGTTCCTCCGAACACGGTACCGCCTGCTGCCTCGTTGACACAGGTGCTAGGCCGGAACTGCTAACAACCCGTTTGCACCGGACAAAACTGGTTCGTTATGGATCGATCCCACGATCGGCATGGCATGCGATTGGGCCTGAACTGGCGACGCTGCAGGCAAAATCTCGTTGGCGTGCCGCGCTGCCGCGCGCTAGGCAGCCGCGATGCGTATCACCCCTGCCGACACGGCATTCGCCGCCCGCCTCGCCGACGCCGCCGGTGCGGCGATCCGCCCGCATTTCCGCAGCGCCTACGGCGTGGAGTCGAAGGAGGACGAGTCGCCCGTTACGATCGCCGATCGGGCGGCGGAAGCCGCGATGCGCGCGCTGATCGAGCAGCATTTCCCGACCGACGCGGTCATCGGCGAGGAATATGGCGTGAAGGAAGGCACGTCAGGCCGTGCCTGGGTGCTGGATCCGATCGACGGCACCCGCGCGTTCATTTCGGGCCGCCCGATCTTCGGCACGCTGATCGCGCTGATGGTCGATGGCTGGCCGATGCTGGGCGTGATCGACCAGCCGATCCTGCAGGAACGCTGGCTGGGGGTGGTCGGGCAGCCGACCTTGTTCAATGGTCGGCCGGCGGCCACGCGGCGCTGCCCCGATCTGGCGAGTGCCTTGCTCGGCACGACGTCGCCCGCCGCCTTCGACGATGCGACACTCCATGCCTTCGAGCATCTCGATGCGGCGGTCCGCAGCACGGTGCTGGGCGGCGACTGCTACAATTACGGCTGCGTTGCCAGCGGCTGGCTGGATATCGTCGTCGAGGCGAACCTCAAGATCCATGACTTCGCCGCCTTGGTGCCGGTGGTCGAAGGGGCGGGCGGTCGCATGTGTGACTGGGCGGGCGATCCGCTGACCGCCGACAGCGTCGGCGAGGTGATTGCCGCCGGCGATCCGGCGCGGATCGAGGACATATTGGAGGCGCTCGCCTGCCGCGGGCATTGAGGGTACGTCCCTCAATCTCCCCCGGTGCAGGTTATCCCGGTTTGACTTAGAAACCGCTCAGAAGATGCCCAGGAACTTCTTCTTCTGGCCCTTCTTCTCCTCCTTCGAGCGCTTGCCGTCTTCCGCCTTTGCGGTCGTGCCCTTGCCCACGTCGTCGCGCTGCTTGCCGTCCTTGGTCCGCTGCGCCCGCGCGGTCGCGCCCTGCAGCACCGGGCCGCAGGCGGCACCCTTGGCATCGCCGACATCGACGAACGCCAGCACCCCGGCAAGCGGCGTCGCCACCAGGCTCAGGCCCAGCGCCGCGCCGGCGCGGCCCATCAATTCGCCGCTGACCGGGCTGATCCCGGGCTTGGCGAAATAGCCGTTGATGCCGATCGGCGATTGCCCGGCGAACAGGCTGAACTTCTTGCTGTCCGCGCGGAAGGCGAGATCGAGCGCTTCGTTCTTGAAGCTGAACCCGCCGCGACCGATCATCACGTTCTTGCGCGTGTCGATCAGGATCGGGTCGGCCGCGGCGATACCATTGCGCACGGTAAAGCCGATCAGCCCGCAATTGATCTGCACCGGTTCCTTCAGCTTGCCCTGGAACAGGCGCTGCACGAACGTACCCGCATCCAGTTCGGACAGCTGGATGTTGCGCGCCCAGAAGCTGCCCTGCGGCAGGATGATCGCGATGCGGCCGTTCGCGTTGCTGAGCGAATCGTGCACCGTATTGCCGACGCCGGTCAACTTGACGCGCGCCTTCACCGTGCCGCTGGTGCCCGATTCCTCGACTCCCCAGCCGGCCAGCAACCGGGCGAGGGGCGTCGGCGACAGGCGGATGTCGTAGTCGGTAAACACGGGCTGGCGCCGCGCATTGATCGTGATGTCCGACGCGACACGGCCGCGCGCCATCTCGAACGTCAGTGGGGAGAGCTTGAGCAGCGAATTGTCGAGCCCGAGCGTCAGCGCGATGTTGGAAATGGGCACGCTCTTCGCCCGCACCCGGCCGACGGTATAGCGCACGTCGGCATCGAAGTTGCGCAGCGCCTCGACGCGGAGCGGGGCATCGGGCAGCAGTCGCGGGGTGCCGCCGACGGTGCTGATCGCCCCAGCGGCGCCCTTGGCGGCGACCAGATCGGGATTGTAGCCGATGAACGGCGCGACATCGACGATATCCAGCGTCCGCGTGGCCAGTGTGGCGGTGAGCAGGATGCGCGGCTCGCGCATCGTCACGGTCAGCTTGCCGGCGATGTCGCTGTCGCCAAAATGACCGTTGAGCCGCGTGAACACCCAGTCATTGTCTTGCTTGGTCAGGTTGGAATTGAGCACATAGGTGCGCGTGTCGGGGATCGCGACGCCCATCACCATGAACAGGTCGGCGAGGTTGCGGCCGCGCGCCGTGATCCGCAGCTTGGAGCCTTGCAGCTCGGTCGCGCCCGGCAGCGTGCCGGCAATGTCGATCCGCGTCTTGGCGCCGTCGATATGCGCCATCAGCTGGTTCTCGCCGCCGGCCAGCGTGGCGTTGGGCGAGAGCAACGCGCCGGTCATCGTGAACGGCGTGGTGCGCGCGGTGCCCGATCCGGTGAAGCGGACCGCGCTGGCAAAGCGGCTGTCGCTGGCCTTCACGCTCTGGATCGCGATGTCGGCGGACAATTGCATCTGCGGGTCGCGGTAGGTGACTCGCGTATCGCGCACCGTCGCGGCGCGGATCAACGGCATCTCGAACGGCTTGCCCTTCTTGTTGGGGTCGCCGAACGTCCAGGTATTGCGCGCATGTGCCGCGTCCCAGCGCAGGTCGATACGCCCGCCCTCGATCTCCAGCCGATTGACGCGCTTGGTGCCCGAAAAGATCAGCGGCACGATCGCGAATCGAAGGTCGATGCGCTTGGCCTCGAAGAAGCGCGGGCGTTGTTCCCGCGCCCAATCGGGGTTGGCGACACTCAGCCCCTCGGCATAGACCTTCAGGTTGATCGGGTTGAAATAGAATTGGAAATCGCCCGCCACGCGCACGTCGCGCCCGGCGCTGCGGCTCATATATTTCTCGAACGTGTGCTTGAGGAAGCGGCCCTTGGTGATGAAAAGGATCGCCCAGGCAAGCACGATCAGGAACAGGATCGACAGGATGATCCGCGTTACCCAGCCGATCGGGCTATGCTGGCGGTAGCGACGCCGATACCACGGCTCCACGCACGGTGCGGCCGGGGGCGCCGCCGCGTCCGGAACGGGATGAACATCGGGGGTCGTTACGGGAGTGTCGATGTCTGCCATAGCCGCTGCAACCGGTGATGAAAGTGAATCGTTCCCGTGTGTTGCAATTTGCCGGCCCCTCGACTAAGCGCCCTCCTTCCCGCGAGTAAAGAGGAACTGCCCGGCCGGTATGGGCTGCCGTGGCCGTTCATAAACGCTCCGCGAAACTGAAAGGACGAAAATGCCCAAACTCAAGACGAAGAGCGGCGTGAAGAAGCGCTTCAAGCTCACTGCATCCGGTCTGTTGAAGCATGGCGTGGCCGGCAAGCGCCACCGCCTGATCAGCCACAACAGCAAGTATATCCGTCAGAACCGCGGCACCAAGCTGCTGTCCAAGGCCGACACCGCCACGGTGAAGGCATGGGCACCGTACGGTCTCGGTTGAGCGGAAAGGAATAGAGAATGGCACGCGTCAAACGTGGTGTAACCACTCACGCCAAGCACAAGCGGGTTCTGAATCTGGCGAAGGGCTATTATGGCCGTCGCAAGAACACGATCCGTATCGCCCGTCAGGCGGTCGAAAAGGCCGGCCAGTACGCCTATCGCGATCGCAAGGTTAAGAAGCGCTCGTTCCGTGCGCTCTGGATCCAGCGTATCAACGCTGCCGTGCGCATGGAGGGCCTGACCTACGGCACGTTCATGCACGGCCTGAAGCTTGCGAACATCGATCTCGACCGCAAGGTCCTGGCCGATATCGCGATGCACGAAGGCGCGGCATTTAGCGCCATCATCGCGCAGGCGAAGGCGGCTCTGCCCCAGGCCGCCTGACAGCGACCTGCGAGTAAGCGACATTGGGGGCGCGGGTGGTCTAGGCCACCCGCGCCCTTTTCGTTATCGGCATACCGCCCAGCCGGGCAACGGAGTGATCAGTGACCGAGCAAGCGACCGACATCGAGCAACTGAAGACGGACCTCGTCGCCGCGATCGAGACCGCGAGCGGGCTCGATGCGCTGGAGGCGTGCCGCGTCCATGCATTGGGCAAGGCCGGGGCGGTGACGGCGCTGCTCAAGACGCTGGGCAAGATGTCGCCCGAGGAGCGTCTGGTGCAGGGCCCCCGCATCCAGGGTCTGCGCGAAGCCGTCACTGCGGCGATCGCCGCGCGCAAGGATGCGCTGGAGCGCGCCGAGCTCGATGCGCGGCTCGCCCGCGAGACGCTCGACATGACGCTGCCGGCCGATGCGCTACCTGCCGGCACGATCCACCCGGTCAGCCAGGTGATGGACGAGCTGGCGGAGATCTTCGCCGATCTCGGCTTTGCGGTCGCCACCGGCCCGGAGATCGAGGACGACTGGCACAATTTCAGCGCGCTCAACATTCCCGAGACGCACCCCGCGCGCGCGATGCAGGATACCTTCTACCTCGCCGGCGAGCATGAGCCGCCGATGGTGCTGCGCACGCACACCTCGCCGGTGCAGATCCGCACGATGGTCGAGGTGGCACGCCGCTCGGGCAAGGCCGGCGAGCCGATCCGCATCATCGCGCCGGGCCGCGTCTATCGCTCCGACTGGGATGCGACGCACACGCCGATGTTCCACCAGATCGAGGGGCTGGTGATCGACAAGGGCATCACGCTCGGGCATCTCAAATGGACGCTCGAGACGTTCCTGCGCGCGTTCTTCGAGCGCGACGATGTCGTGCTGCGGCTGCGGCCGAGCTATTTCCCGTTCACCGAGCCCTCGGCGGAAGTCGATGTCGGCTTCAGTCTCGACAAGGGCAAACGCGTGATCGGCGGCAGTGACGGCTGGATGGAAGTACTCGGCAGCGGCATGGTCCACCGCAAGGTGATCGAGGCGTGCGGGCTCGACCCGAACGAATGGCAGGGCTTCGCCTTCGGCTGTGGCATCGATCGCCTGGCGATGCTGAAGTACGGCATCGACGATCTTCGCCCGGTATTCGAAAGCGACGTGCGCTGGCTGAAGCATTACGGCTTCTCCGCGCTCGACGTGCCCACTTTGTCCGGCGGAGTCGGCGCATGAAGATCACCCTAGACTGGCTCCGCCAGCACCTCGACACGACCGCCAGCCTCGACCAGATCGTCGACACGCTGACGCGTATCGGCCTCGAAGTCGAAGGCGTGGAGAATCCCGGCGAGAAGCTCGCCGCGTTCAAGGTCGCGCGCGTGCTCAGCGCCGAACGCCACCCACAGGCCGACAAGCTTCAGGTCCTCTCGGTCGATGCCGGTGACGGCCCGATGCAGGTCGTGTGCGGCGCGCCCAATGCGCGCGCCGGGCTGGTCGGCGTGTTCGGCGCGCCCGGCGCGTACGTGCCCGGCAGCGACATCACGCTCAAGGTCGCCGAGATCCGCGGTGTTGTCTCCAACGGCATGATGTGTTCGACGCGCGAGCTGGAGCTTGGCGAGGATCATGACGGCATCATCGAGCTGCCCGCCGACGCGCCCATCGGCACGTCCTATCCGGATTATGCCGGGCTCACCGATCCGGTGATCGACGTCAGCATCACGCCCAACAAGCAGGATTGCATGGGCGTCCACGGCATTGCGCGGGATCTGGCGGCTGCCGGCCTCGGCACGCTCAAGTCGCTGACCGTAACGCCGGTCGCCGGCGAGGGCGCCGGCCCCGACGTGCGCACCGATGATCCCGAGGGCTGCCCCGCTTTCTACGCCCAGTCGGTCAGCGGCGTCAGCAACGGCGAGGCGCCCGAATGGATGCGCCGCCGCCTCACCGCGATCGGCCAGAAGCCGATTTCCGCGCTGGTCGACATCACCAATTACGTGATGATCGATCTCGGCCGCCCCTTGCACGTCTACGACCGCGCAAAACTCACCGGCGGCCTCGTCGCGCGCAAGGCGGTGGCCGGCGAACAGGTGCTCGCGCTCAACGGCAAGACCTATACGCTGACCGAGACGATGACGGTGATCGCCGACGACGCGCACGTCCACGACATCGGCGGCATCATGGGCGGCGAGGACTCCGGCGTGTCGGAGAGCACCACCGACGTGCTGATCGAATGCGCCTATTTCGATCCCGACGCGATCGCGCGTACCGGCCAGAAGCTTGGCCTGACCAGCGATGCGCGCCAGCGCTTCGAACGCGGCGTCGATCCGGCGTTCCTTGACCAAGGTCTGGCGATCGCCACGCAGATGGT contains:
- a CDS encoding DUF1810 domain-containing protein, yielding MSTLDRFVDAQRDVYEDALAELRNGRKRSHWMWFVFPQIAGLGQSPTARFYAVRDLDEARAYLAHPLLAERLLTCTEAMLSWAGRRSAETVLGGIDAVKLRSSATLFEAAGDDARFGRCLDAFYDGDRDASTLRLIAR
- a CDS encoding YbhB/YbcL family Raf kinase inhibitor-like protein, with the translated sequence MLEHIPQWLGAALKNMRAGADALTIAQPGLGQGATIDLSSPAFANEARLPPRFTADGEGVSPPLVWGAVPEGTAMLALLVEDADAPTPSPLVHAIVWGLPAQAGRLAEGAIAADDTGTAEGGDVGRNSYLGEGWLPPDPPTGHGEHRYVFQLFALDGGVSDPGKTPGRAALIAAMAGHVLGAGLLIGTYSRGEEAAAGPVAGSTLGALRPI
- a CDS encoding HAD family hydrolase; translation: MTPVTLISVFDVDRTLTRLPTYTLFLLRSALRNNPLRLLLLPALIPVALLNAAEILTRRQMKMAMHAVLLGRRIPAGTATSLADTFARHIHARGLLPEAVRRIGREQAEGRRVILATAAPELYARPLAGLLDIDDVVATRCTWQDGDLLATIQGENCYGPAKRDMLDAYLAEHGLPREAVHIRFFSDHASDLPMFDWVDEPIAVNPSAALTAIAKARGWPQFDWTSNRVRANA
- a CDS encoding HIT family protein, translating into MNATIEKFGWPGTLLCSFDHWVVLARPAQPTLGSLVLAARSQATAFSDLPPGAHAELATVTKAIEIALRQAVDYAQINYLMLMMADREVHFHVVPRYDGQRDWNGRSFPDAGWPKVPDLGAAIPLAGDELAALVDWLKGFFVAQG
- a CDS encoding alkylphosphonate utilization protein; the protein is MDDDSFVYDEASGEWVSAADAAALPAAGTVEVRDAVGNLLSDGDQVTLIKDLTVKGAGQTLKRGTLIKSIRLTGDAQEIDCRYEGIKGLVLRAEFVKKR
- a CDS encoding phosphocholine cytidylyltransferase family protein, which produces MIEHAILLSAGQGSRLLPLTAEQPKCLIDFSGRTLIEWQIEMLARQGIKHIHVVTGFMDAMVEAVLAGIDDPRVKVTTLFNPFYKVADNLGSCWIARTAMEGDFLILNGDTLVSEAIVERVQQGSAWPITVTVDVKPDYDSDDMKVARNGDRLMRIGKTLTADESNAESIGLLAFRGEGAGLFREAVRAAMRTPEGVQHWYLKVVDQLAATGKVGTVSIEGLDWAEVDFLNDIQIARALTDKWVTQG
- a CDS encoding diguanylate cyclase, which translates into the protein MAETDDDATLFARIGAFLYEQHLSPDPQHYAFAYLVITEANGPVGQAVAKWTENGVRLSRRDIEALGGSVAEISGASDDVDAAEGLVARTQMQVEGFADMMEQMRAETQGFGRDLAASADTLRDTPALGADQVARLTAAMLARVRSAESRLQAATAEVNDLRVKLDEARDNARRDALTGLPNRRMFEEAYAERMSRPGGTCIAVCDVDHFKAVNDRFGHAVGDRVLKAIAETLSLCCDGHLVTRYGGEEFAVLFSGVDSAKALKTLEAARKALAAKRYRVRGSDVPLGELTFSAGMTTAAANESLTTAFGRADRLLYGAKQAGRNQLKYG
- the ung gene encoding uracil-DNA glycosylase, with the protein product MLSGLDESWRGKLAPALQGPHMAALADFLAAEDAAGKQVFPASHDRFRALALTPIDRVRVVILGQDPYHGEGQAHGLSFSVPPGVRPPPSLVNIYKELEADLGVPRARHGFLEHWAAQGVLLLNTVLTVEQGRAASHRGRGWEGFTDAVIAAVSAATAPSVFMLWGAHAQKKAALVDESHHLVLTAAHPSPLSAHNGFHGCRHFSRANAFLSEHGRGTIDWALPPMAA
- a CDS encoding pyridoxamine 5'-phosphate oxidase family protein — encoded protein: MPKTLNEIAEAMKDIDFCMLSTHTEGGAIGSRPMSNNRDVEYDGDSWYFTSDDTRTVHDVTANPQVSLAFQAKSGLLGMRPFFVSIEGTAAVIRDKAQFAEHWTSELERWFPEGVDTPGLVLVKVTGKRAHYWDGEDEGEIVLKTGVAG
- the hisN gene encoding histidinol-phosphatase; translation: MRITPADTAFAARLADAAGAAIRPHFRSAYGVESKEDESPVTIADRAAEAAMRALIEQHFPTDAVIGEEYGVKEGTSGRAWVLDPIDGTRAFISGRPIFGTLIALMVDGWPMLGVIDQPILQERWLGVVGQPTLFNGRPAATRRCPDLASALLGTTSPAAFDDATLHAFEHLDAAVRSTVLGGDCYNYGCVASGWLDIVVEANLKIHDFAALVPVVEGAGGRMCDWAGDPLTADSVGEVIAAGDPARIEDILEALACRGH